The following proteins come from a genomic window of Rhodoligotrophos sp. CJ14:
- a CDS encoding NAD(P)/FAD-dependent oxidoreductase: MDPQAIFSADFKEQPYWWDRAPLDAPEPARAPLPDEADVVVIGSGYTGITAALHLARSGANVAVIDAEQAGFGASRRNAGYLGRVLKRDVAWLEKHYGEDYALAVYRELNDALETVKEIVASENIDAYLRMCGRFIGATSPAHYKILAADLETNKRKLGIDYHMVPRAEQHTEIASDVYFGGAVIPDLGSIHPGLYHKGLLERALAAGARLIPQTPVTAIVRTASAGPKRFRVETERGAIACANVIEATNGYTQRRLKWMARRVIPFQAYMIATEVLPTSLIDHLLPHRRTYLDTNMNINFIRTAPDTERLLMGGLTGSRTPSLRHIASDLRAILRRILPDIGDVRLSHAWTGQCAGTFDFMPHIGGADGHYYGVGYNFAGIPMGTYFGRKLAYKVLGWPEGSSVFEKQPFRTMPLYTGNPWFVPLAMKYFDLHDWWIGRGSRAA, translated from the coding sequence ATGCCCCAGAACCCGCACGAGCGCCGCTCCCAGATGAGGCGGATGTGGTCGTCATCGGATCCGGCTATACCGGCATCACCGCTGCTCTCCACCTCGCCCGCAGCGGCGCCAATGTCGCAGTGATCGACGCAGAGCAAGCAGGCTTCGGGGCATCGCGGCGCAATGCGGGCTATCTCGGCCGGGTGCTCAAGCGCGATGTTGCCTGGCTCGAAAAGCACTATGGCGAGGATTATGCGCTTGCCGTCTACCGCGAGCTCAATGATGCGCTCGAAACGGTGAAGGAGATCGTCGCCTCCGAGAACATCGATGCCTATCTTCGCATGTGTGGGCGCTTCATCGGGGCAACCTCACCTGCCCATTACAAGATCCTGGCGGCCGATCTCGAAACCAACAAGCGTAAGCTCGGGATAGACTACCACATGGTGCCGCGCGCCGAGCAGCACACCGAAATCGCGTCCGATGTCTATTTCGGCGGGGCGGTCATCCCCGATCTCGGCTCGATCCATCCCGGTCTCTATCACAAAGGGTTGCTCGAGCGGGCGCTGGCCGCCGGGGCCAGGCTTATACCGCAGACACCGGTCACTGCCATTGTCAGAACCGCATCCGCGGGACCGAAACGCTTCCGTGTCGAGACAGAACGCGGGGCAATCGCTTGTGCCAATGTCATTGAGGCAACCAACGGCTATACCCAGCGCCGGTTGAAATGGATGGCCCGCCGGGTGATCCCGTTCCAAGCCTATATGATCGCAACCGAGGTTCTGCCCACATCGCTGATCGACCACCTGCTGCCGCATCGGCGGACCTATCTCGATACCAATATGAATATCAACTTCATCCGCACCGCGCCCGATACGGAACGGCTGCTGATGGGGGGACTGACCGGCAGTCGCACGCCAAGCCTGCGCCATATCGCAAGCGATCTCAGGGCCATTCTGCGGCGCATCCTCCCCGATATCGGGGATGTGCGGCTCTCGCATGCCTGGACGGGGCAGTGCGCTGGCACCTTCGATTTCATGCCCCATATCGGCGGTGCGGACGGGCATTATTACGGCGTAGGATACAATTTCGCCGGCATTCCCATGGGCACCTATTTCGGGCGCAAGCTTGCCTACAAGGTGCTGGGCTGGCCGGAGGGAAGCTCAGTCTTTGAGAAGCAACCCTTCCGCACCATGCCACTCTATACGGGAAATCCCTGGTTCGTGCCCTTGGCCATGAAATATTTCGACTTGCATGACTGGTGGATCGGGCGCGGCTCAAGAGCCGCCTAG